From the genome of Oryza glaberrima chromosome 1, OglaRS2, whole genome shotgun sequence:
AGTTAAAATAATAACATCCAAAAACTTATCGACAAGTCGTCTATAGATGAAATGATAAGATTGGTTCGTGTGTATTGAGATATCTTGTTCGAAACCCCACTATAGCATGGATGCAAATATCACTTGAAAAAATCATGAATTCTTGGTTAGTGATGTGTGGCCATGGTTGAAATATCTTAGTAATATTTAGAgtattttttagggttttttgtgcatttaaaaattaaaaatcataaattatcATCAGTGAAAGTTTGTAATTATGACACGTCAAATATGATGGGTGTCCACACGACATGGATTAGATTTTGTCATCAATGGCTACTAATCCTGATAAAGCTTTTATACATCATAGATGTGGATTATCACCCGTTACGAGTGGGGGTTCTGCTGTGTAGTGTACAAATTGTTTACGCATTCAATGTTTCACTCTATCTCGTCTGTGTGCGTGCttaaggaagaagagaagtgcATTGCTAGGCTAGTGCTGGTTCGAAACAAGTACTTTAACCCAAGAGAACTATTCACAAACAGTTTGACCCAACCAACTTAATGGACCGTTACAAATGTAACTCATAAGTTATGAGTCATAACGATGCATACTACGTGTGCAAAGAGCTTAATGTTTATTTGGCTTTTTAATCATTTTCACTTATTTTGAATACGTGGATGTGTTGTTCACTTTTAGACATTTAAGCGTGCCAATTGAAATTATGAGTGGTGCTATGGGCTTTCGAGTGCGGCAcgtttttcattaaaataattGCATACCCACTTATTCTTAAATCCGTATTTTTCATTCATAAATTAgttattaatattttcattaaaaGAACATAAACCATAAGCTCATGTCGCATTTATTATATACGCCGTGGTGGTTAAAGAAAAACACCTTACCGTgccattaattggcaaaagtctATTACATAAACTTCATGCTCTAGATGTCTTTTAGACCTATATCATCTCTCCAAATTTCATTTGGAGATATTGTCTGCAAATGTCTAGCTTTTTTATCGTaacttttagcttttttttggTTACAACTCATGGACACTTTGCTAGTAACTATATAAATTAGAATAATTCTTATGTAAAAGAACCAAAACTTTTATCCTTTAATTATCTCTTGCATCTTATTCACCGCCTGATTTCAAAGTTTTCATCGTAGTAAAATAATGCTTGATCTTGTACAGTTCACTTCGTTGGAGAACAACTTGATGGTACCGAGTTCGTTTCAACCCGAGAAAATGGTGTTCCACAAAGGTTTATAGTGGGACAAGGTAAAACCATATACCAAATATAATTCACCACCTCGATTCAATCCCCACCCCCAACCCAAcagtacacacacacacaaagaaaaaaCTCGCAATCGCCACCAAGTTATTTTTATATACGcacattattttatatatatctttattGTTGGTATTTAGAAAGGTAATTGATACTTATACTTTATAATATTTCACTGCACCTTAGGTCTGAAGCATACAAATTCATGTATACCATTTTCTATTAGAGTTtgtgttaaatatttataaaatgttGATTACAAATTAAGATTTTAAAGTTATAATAGGGGTTAGTAAtagtagcatatatataaaactCGTTTTTAGTGTAAACAACAGTCCTAAAATcttcatatatcatatatgaaaCAAAGTTAGCTCATCTTCTCTTTGTTTGGGCAGAGAATGTGATGCATGGCTTAAATTTGGTGGTCAGCGCAATGCGACCAGGAGAGAGAGCTATATTCACCATCCCTCCAAAGTTAGCCATGACCAAGGCTGGCTCCCCTGCCAGTATTCCGTCAAACATACCTCCGGACCAAACATTACGATTTGAGATTGAACTCATCTCGCTGTTTGCTATTACTGATATTCTCGAAAATGAAAGCATATTGAAAAAGATCATTAAGCGCCCATTACCGGACAAATCTCACTCCAATCATGCAGATACTGTAATCGGTAAATTCGTCACCTGCCATTTTTTATGATAAACGTCATGTGTCTTATTACCTCAGTTTCGTTTTTTATCGACTTGCTACAAATTTACCTTTAATTCCTAAAAAACTTCCCGATCTATCAACCGCCTCATTTCCCCGTAAATTTACAGTTAGAAGTGTTATTATTCTTAATTCGCACTTGAACTGAtgttctcaatttttttccctcttgtATAGTGAATTACAATGCATGTCTAGAAGACGGAACTTCAGTTTCCAAATCTGAATGTCTCGAGTTGAACCTTGCCAGTCGTACCGGTCTCTCTCTCATCCACACACTCGCACATACATACACATCGATTGGTGACACCAAGAATTTAAGATTCTGACAAAATAAATGAATCCAGGTTTCTTTTGTCCAGCATTGAAATATGCTGTGAAGACTAtgagggaaggagaggaagcGATATTAATTGTAAAGCCAAGATGTAAGCTATGAATATCAAATTAGCTTTCACTATACTATTCCGCACTATGCTTGATTAGCAGGAAATAGATAAttggagtaaatttcagaaaactacaactttagtgacaaaactatcagtttgctgcaacattagtgacatgtttcagtttgctgcaacgaTAGCGtgaaaaattatcataaaactacaacttttacgttatatgctgctacagtacaACTACAGTACAACTAAAgttgtagttttctgaaatttactcaattgTTAAATTATCTAGAATGGTTGCGTAGAACATATAGCAAACACGGAAACATGACAAATGTATATAGCAAGCTAATTTAATGTTActtctagttttttttccatttcttggGGAATATACATAATTAATGATAAGCCGTATAACAATTTTGATTGGAATGTATTCTGCAATATACAAACTGCAcagttttatattaaaatttatttgaactACAATTTTGTATATTCGATCTATATTCAGCTCTACAGCTCATGATTGTGTTATGTAAATACAAATGAATGTCGTATAGAGTTGTAATATAATAGTTTGCATATACATTTCTCCATTCTTTCTAATCAAACAGTTAATTTATATATGTCGAGCATAAATTTGGTGGCTTTATGTAACATTAGCTTATCTCAATAGCACAATAGCTACttcctttgttccaaacaaTTACAATTCTACCATTCGAATTTTGATAAAAAGAATACAACTGCAAGGTACTCATCTGTATTCTTTTCCTAATGTTATACTTTCATTATTGATCATGCAATTATTACTCAATGGTTTACATTTCTTTCATCGTAGATGCTTTCGGTGCTCGAGGCAGGGCTTCTACTGGAGACCAAGCTGCTGTGCCCCCTGATTCAACTCTTTATCTGTACGTCCAGTTAGCTGAACGGAAGACAGCTAAACAAAATGAAGCAGAGGAAAAAGGTATCCGCCAGTATATCtgctaataaatactccctccgtattttaatgtatgacgccgttgactttttaatcaacgtttgaccatttgttttattcaaatcttttgtgcaaatatgaaaatatttatgtcatgcttattGATGActaatcaagtcacaataaaataaatgataattatataatttttttaataaaacaaatggtcaaacgttaaataaaaagtcaacagcgtaatacattaaaatatagaggtagtaTATGTTAGCATgctattttcaaaaaaaacaattattataGGGATGTAGCGCCAATTTTaattaacaataaaaaaaattaggtccTACTGAATCGAGTATATATACCTTATCCTCATGTACTTTTCAACTTATTTACCGGCTTATTTAATCCATCctttaaaaatacatttttttcaaaaaaaatgagaaataaaagatttttttattatattgctTAAACCACTTGTTTAATTACTCGCGCTTTTGGGATCTAAACCTATGAAATTGTCGTACACATGTAAGAGTATTTGACGGCTAAAGCATGTATTatccaaatataaaaatatataactcatgcttaaagtatttaATAATCAACCAAGtcaaaaaatatatgatatattttgttGAGACGAATAATCAGAGTatgtttaaaagttaaaatatcATCTATTTGAAAACAAGATAGTATTAACTAACATTCTGGTTCAGCAACTAGACCGGCTGGGTCTGACCGCTAAACCGATGAATCCAGGGCTCAAGGGTTCGATGGCCGGTCTGGTTCTTTTACAACGGTTACCGGTTAGGCTGTAGAAATTCATAGTATGTTCGTTGTTATGCACACCCTACTGCACATGCTAGAGATCAATGTTCCCCGTTAggagaatagctaatatggtccctaaagtttcgctcCTGCGTCATTTTAGTCTTTAATCTTTCATATTGCTcaaacaagtcctttaaatttgtcatgtggactaatatagtccttggtcccACTAAAATCGCCACATGGGCATGCCATGTCACCttcctatgcaaaatctatatgatttgtccaatttaccctcacacataggaaaataaaaagcaaaaggaaaatgttaaaaaaatatatggtatatgtaagagcaaaaatatacctcaaaagggtgaaaaaagaagtttttttttcctatggttatgtctaatttATCCTTATATTTATTAttctatgatatatatataagggtaaattggacaattcATCATGGATTTTGCATGAgtgatgacatggcatatccatatgatgattttggtggacccaaggactattctaggccttatgacaaaggttaaggatttctttggaccatttaaaaGGTTAGGAACTAAACTGATCCTACAGAGAAACTTTAGGTACTAAAGTAGCTATTCTCCCTTCTCCGTTTGTCCATTTCATTTTCACTAGCCACTCAGTCGCGCTTCGCGTGACTCTAATCGCAGTATACATTGCCTATCATTTATCATAACATTAATTGACAGCTCAGTTTAAGTACGTTACTTcctctccattctaaaatatacttTGTTCACTCATATATATGAGCATTCTGATTTGTTTaataaagattaagattaaTGAGGGAAAATATTTGCTTTCAATCATCttattgttaaattttgaattttgaattgcttatattatattatattccTCTTCTAAACATATCGATTAAAAATGTCTGGATTTCTATGCGTTGGAATCAGTGTTATATAAATGATTATTTTTTGGGAATGGAGTTATTAGCTACCTTTAGACTATTTGTAGTGATTAACAAGAGGGGTAAAATTAAATGGAACAACATTGTAaaattaaagttaaaaaaaagaaagtaggtgaagaaattaaatatgATATTATTGTGGTTGGTTGAGATGAGGGAGTACATGCAGAAGTAGTTCTGTGTTATGATAACTATTGAATGTTAAAGATTGCTATTTAATTTTTAGTATGAAGGGAGGAATATCATTAAGTCCTCATTTGGGTAAGATATGGATGCGTTTGTTTTTCGGGACGAGTGTACTCGCTTGTGTATGAGAGCATATTTTTGTACcatgtttattaaaaaaattgtacaatGTGGATGCCGATCATGCTGCTTAGGTGCTATGTGCTCTAATACCAAGCAAAATTGTTACACAGTATATGCACTGTATTGTACGTTACAGATATACACCTGCAAATAAGAAAAGCTTAGATGGTGGCATCTTATAGAATGAATTTGGAACATTTAAAAATTACagataaatgtatatatatttaaactTTGATGCCTAGTCATTACATATGGAGAGATGGAACACGATCTAATACTAATTTGCTACAAGCTACAAATCGCTTGCTGACGATAATCATGGAGGTTAATAAATACAGTATGAATTTACAGATGAggcttattttctttttttttctttatttgatcTGAAGATCAATGAACTAAACATAGTATTAAAAAGAATAGGCACATGAGTTCTCATCTCTCtgagacctttttttttaagaagccTCTTGATTGGTCCAATGGTCTTGATAGGTTTAACATATATTACCCATGTAGAGATCCAATAGTGTTTTTCATTACTAGATGCATCCAACGGTTCTTGTATTCTGGATGATGTAGCTCATCATCCGTCCAGAAAGTTTGTTGCTTTCACTTATTAAGATATATGAGCAAGCGTGGCGTAACGAGGGGTCTATTTTGTCCCTGTTA
Proteins encoded in this window:
- the LOC127780455 gene encoding peptidyl-prolyl cis-trans isomerase FKBP65-like isoform X1 gives rise to the protein MPIPVDLGEPDNRRFFVWVEDNIFTVLPPDADDQYSGFNKWTVQKPAGGLTAINLLFPGAATAAQLLYGRPDSECSKPEDVDGVYCVEAQVHFVGEQLDGTEFVSTRENGVPQRFIVGQENVMHGLNLVVSAMRPGERAIFTIPPKLAMTKAGSPASIPSNIPPDQTLRFEIELISLFAITDILENESILKKIIKRPLPDKSHSNHADTVIVNYNACLEDGTSVSKSECLELNLASRTGFFCPALKYAVKTMREGEEAILIVKPRYAFGARGRASTGDQAAVPPDSTLYLYVQLAERKTAKQNEAEEKGPFVDGLDEAKTTARALPKRPAKPGFSITVVENHRPTYPGHVLFVPHVVEGEEEAEASQAASIPATGLATQPTTTADVGTSAATNSSAAQGSGIVKTGTGFLFKRFRPWPAN